The following nucleotide sequence is from Tachyglossus aculeatus isolate mTacAcu1 chromosome 11, mTacAcu1.pri, whole genome shotgun sequence.
TGACCAGTGTCTGTCCTCTGTATGTTGTGTCCAGTTTGTGCCCGGGTGTGTCCGTCTGCAtctcactgggcctgtcctgtgtgcttgtgtgtgggtgtgcacaTCACTGTCCCTGACCAGTGTCTGTCCTCTGTATGTTGTGTCCAGTTTGTGCCCGGGTGTGTCCGTCTGCATCTCATCGGGTCTgtcctgtgtgtttgtgtgtgggtgtgcacaTCATTTGTCCCTGACCAGTGTCTGTCCTCTGTATGTTGTGTCCAGCTTGTGCCCGGGTGTGTCCGTCTACATCTCATCGGGTCTgtcctgtgtgtttgtgtatgggtGTGCGCATCATTGTCCCTGACCAGTGTCTGTCCTCTGTATGTTGTGTCCAGTTTGTGCCGGGGTGTGTCCGTCTGCAtctcactgggcctgtcctgtgtgtttgtgtgtgggtgggCACATCATTTGTCCCTGACCAGTGTGTATGTTGTGTCCAGTTTGTGCCCGGGTGTGTCCATCTGCAtctcactgggcctgtcctgtgtgtttgtgtgtgggtgtgcacaTCATTGTCCCTGATCAGTGTCTGTCCTCTGTATGTTGTGTCCAGTTTGTGCCCGGGTGTGTCCATCTGCATGTCACTGGGTCTgtcctgtgtgtttgtgtatgggtGTGCACATCATTGGCCCTGACCAGTGTCTGTCCTCTGTATGTTGTGTCCAGTTTGTGCCCGGGTGTGTCCGTCTGCATCTCATCGGGTCTgtcctgtgtgtttgtgtgtgggtgtgcacaTCATTGTCCCTGACCAGTGTCTGTCCTCTGTATGTTGTGTCCAGTTTGTGCCTGGGTGTGTCCGTCTGCAtctcactgggcctgtcctgtgtgtttgtgtgtgggtgggCACATCATTTGTCCCTGACCAGTGTGTACGTTGTGTCCAGTTTGTGCCCGGGTGTGTCCGTCTGCAtctcactgggcctgtcctgtgtgtttgtgtgtgggtgtgcacaTCATTGTCCCTGATCAGTGTCTGTCCTCTGTATGTTGTGTCCAGTTTGTGCCCGGGTGTGTCCATCTGCATGTCACTGGGTCTgtcctgtgtgtttgtgtatgggtGTGCACATCATTGGCCCTGACCAGTGTCTGTCCTCTGTATGTTGTGTCCAGTTTGTGCCCGGGTGTGTCCATCTGCATCTCATCGGGTCTgtcctgtgtgtttgtgtgtgggtgtgcacaTCATTTGTCCCTGACCAGTGTCTGTCCTCTGTATGTTGTGTCcagtttgtgtctgtgtgtgtccatCTGCAtctcactgggcctgtcctgtgTGTTTGCGTATGGGTGTGCATATCATTGGCCCTGACCAGTGTCTGTCCTCTGTATGTTGTGTCCAGTTTGTGCCCGGGTGTGTCCGTCTGCATCTCATCGGGTCTgtcctgtgtgtttgtgtgtgggtgtgcacaTCATTTGTCCCTGACCAGTGCCTGTCCTCTGTATGTTGTGTCCAGTTTGTGCCCGGGTGTGTCCATCTGCATCTCACTGGCCTGtcatgtatgtttgtgtgtgggtgtgcacaTCATTGTCCCTGACCAGTGTCTGTCCTCTGTATGTTGTGGGTCCGTCTTGTTTGTGCCTGTGTCTACTGCACCTCACTGCGCCTGGCGTCGCCCCAGCCCCGACTCCTGCATTAGATCctgtcttttatggtatttgttaggcgcttactatattccgggaactgttctgagcactggaatagatccaagctaatcaggttggatgccatccgcatcccttatggggctcacagtcttaatccccagtttacagatgaggtaacggaagcactgagaagtgaagtgacttgcccagggtcacgcagcaggcaagtgttggagccaggattagcacccaggtccttctgattcccaggcctgtgctctgtccactagaccacactgcttcaacttctctgggcttcagtttcctcatctgtaaaatggggattccaaacctgttctccctcctgcttagactctgatccccgtgtgggacggggactgtgtccaccctgattatcttgtataataatgatggcatttattaagcgcttaccatgtgcaaagcactgttctaagtgctggggaggttacaaggtgatcaggtggtcccacgggggctcacagtcttcatccccattttacagatgaggtaactgaggcccagagaagtgaagtgacttgcccaaagtcacacagctgagaagtggcggagtgggatttgaacccatgacctctgactgcaaagcccatgctctttccaccgagccacactgcttgtatctacttcatcattcagtacagtgctttccatggaataagcactcaacgaataccattattattatttttcctgtgtgtttgtgtctattaataataataataataatagtaagtgtttattatgtgccagtcactgtactaagtgctcagtccgtgtcccatgtggggcttacagtctcgaaccCCATttgtaatggaggcacagagaacttaagtgacttgcccaaggtcacacagcaaacaaggggcagaaccaggattagaacccatgaccttctgactcccagccctgtgctctacccgctattctgtgctgcttctcctttaagtGCCCCAATGCTCtatttgtgtctgtgtgtctgtttgtGAACTGTGTctgtcctctgtgtgtgtgtgtgtgtgtgtgtgtgtgtgtgtgtgtgtgtgtgtgtgtgtgtgtgtgattgcctATTGCTGTGTCTGTCATGGGTGTGTGTGGCACCTCATTGGGGCTGTTCTGGGGGAGGCGGGGTAgggggagtggagtgtgtgtgtgagtgtgtgtgcatctGCTTTATTGCTGTGTCTGGggtatgtatatatactatatgtatatatatatatatacatatactatatatatatatatacccatacaatatatgtatatactatgtgtatatatatagtatatacatacaGTATatgcatatactatatatatagtatatacatacagtatatgtatatactatacatatatacagtatatgtatatactatatatatacagtatatgtatatactatatatatacatacagtatatgtatatactgcatatactatatatatacatacagtatatgtatatactatgtgtatatatattatatatatatacatgcacacacacacacacacacacacacacacacacacacactgtagtTATATATACCCTATACCTGTCTAGTGCATCTGTGTgcctctccctctgtgtgtgtctgtgagagacagagagagggagagataaagagtGAGTGTGTTTGAATCTGGTCTGAGGGTCAGTTTCTCTCAGTTTGTCATCTAAGAAAACtgggggcttgagaagggagaGCCTGTTTTATTTCTTTAGTTTTTGAATCCAtcagaggaggagtcaggattatagGGCAGCTCTTCCTCTGGGATGTCtgattccccccctccccgtgcCTGGGGCCTGTACCACTAGAAGAGCCAGGATGGGAgcccctccacctctcctgccACCCCCGAGTCCCCCCGGACCTGGATGACCTTCCCGGGCCCTGGGGTGGCACTTTCCGGCCTAGGGGGAAACCATCCCCTGAGGGAGTTGGGAGCGGGGGAACTGTGGGAGGAAGCAACAGGGAAAAGGAGCTGAAGACCAAAGCCGGCTGAAGAAGTGTACCGGGTCGGGGCATGGGGTAGGAGGGCGGCGTTtctccagtcagtggtatttatgtgccgagcactgcactaagcacttgggagagacatgctccctgcccacaacaagtttacagtcaagtcacttcacttctctgggcctcacttccctcatctgtaaaatgaggattaagactgtgagcccccctgtgggacaacctgatcaccttgtaacctccccagcgcttagaacagtgctttgcacatagagtaCAGggcggcagagttggtagacatgctccctgcccacaacaagcttacaatcaagtcacttcacttctctgggcctcagttccctcatctgtaaaacggggattaagactgtgagcccccctgtgggacaacctgatcaccttgtaacctccccagcgcttagaacagtgctttgcacatagtaagcgcttaataaatgccattattattattattattccccaactgagggggaggaggggaaaatgccCCTTTGGATTTTCATCTGgctccacccttcctccctcctgggtTACATCTTCCCCGGTCCGGGGGTTAGCGGGACCAGGCCACAGGAGAGCCAGGATGGGAAGGGGCAAGGCAGGGCACAGGAGGACCAGAAGGGGAAGGCTCTCTGCTTCCCAACTCCTCCCCTTCTGCCGGTTTGGTGTCACCCAGCCATCTCTGCAGGGCAGCATGGGGGCACCTGCAGCTAGCCCCTTTAGTACCCGGGGGAAGGGGTCAAGGCAAAGAGACGGGGCAGGACTGAGTTCCTAACCCCAGATCCTTCGGGCTCCCAGGGCTAGGTGGAATCTCCAGCCCTGCGGGTCTTTAGGAAAAAGGACAACCAGGTGGAGGCTTTAGTCTTTTCACTagcccggaggcagggggctggactgggTGACCTCTTTAAACCTCTTCCAGCTCAAGGGTTTAGTGAGCGGTAAGACTCTATGCTTGACACTTCTCCcgccaccccctccaacctgagCAAGGGGTTTCTGATAAGTCTGgaccccccccctttcctctctcatgTCCACATAGCCAATCGGGTTAGTTAGTTTATTTGTCCAAGGTTTCTCAGAGTGTGGTGGCCCTCCCCTTACATCCCCTGCCCAGCATCCTTCTTCCTTTGTCCAGGATTCAGGTGGTCCAAGGTTGAGGAGATGGGTCAGAGACGCCTCATCCTTTCCTCTGTATTTCCTGCACGTTAGCGCCACGGCAAGAGGAACTTGGagcggctggggggggggaaaatAGATTTTCCGAGCGATCCCCTGGGGCAGGAAGAGCCTCAACAGTGACTGGAACTGAttccctgcttctccccctcccgccccccagccaGGATCATCCACCTGGAAGTCGGGGACCCAATCGAGGAGGTCAGCGCCaccatccttcccccttcccaggctCCCCGGCCACCTTAAGGATCTGTCCCCCTGTtgcccctctgtccctccctctccttccaagaCTTGCAGGTCCCTGGTTTCCCCCTCTTCTGCCCCTTTCTTTGTGGTGGGGGGTAGCCAGGACtcggaggagggtggggaagggggctctGAGTGCCTGCTATCTGTCTGGCCCAGCCCTGTACCTGTAGGATGAGCCAAAATGGCGGAACACATTTCTGTTGGGAAAAGGAACCGGGAGTCAGCTGGGAAGAAGCAAGACCGGGAGTGGGGTCTTTCTTGCCCCCAGCTCTCCAACAGGGCTGCgggaccctttcctccccaccccagctgccCTGCGCGCGGTGGACCCAGGACTGCTTACAAGCCTTCGATGGGCAGGGGCTGCGGCCCGTATCTGTTCAGGTTTGAGTTCTGATTGAGGCAGTACTAGGGtagatggaaggaggaagaggtcagagaggggtggggaagggggcaggggttcGGACCCAAGGGGCAGTGGCTGGTCAGGGGGACGAACTGCCCAGGGAAAAAGTCATCATGGTCATTAAAATGAGCCAGGCCATTCCTCCGTGCTCAGTGTCCTGGTCCTGGGGTGGCGTTTGTGGCTGGACTTCCACCTGAATGTCCTCAactttcacttaataataataataattgtggtatttctttagcacttactgtgtgccaggcactgtactgagcgcaaatcgggttgggcacagtccctgtcccacttagggctcacagtctcaatccccattttacagataaggtaactgaagcccagagatatgaagtgacttgctcaaagtcacgcagcagaaaagtggcagagttgggattagaacccgtgaccttcggactcccaggcctgcttatccactacaccatgctgcttctactccccttctccccaccttggcCATCACCTCCTCCCAGGGAGAGGGCTGGCCCAGGGAACGTCTTCAtttggctccctcccctcccctgctgacCCCCTCGGCCTCCACGCCTCTTGGTGAAGCCGAGAGCGGGAGActggggaagcaggagagggagagtttGGTGTGTGGATCCTGGTCAGCGGTGCGGGGGAGAAGGACGTTGAGCTGGACAGGGGAGTCGGACTGGAGCACCGAGTGGGGAAGCCCCAGAGATAATGATCCAAGGggactcctctccttccctctttccctggggactgggggagatggggacccTGGAAGAAATGGTCTGCATCTTCACCCCACCTTCGGCCTGTTTGCTGCCCCATCCCGTGCTCCCGTGCCAGCCCCGGACCCCCGCTATCTGCTTCTGGCCTACTGTAGGTGGGTCGCCTTCTCTCCGGGGGCCCAACTGGGgaggggggtcacagtcctaCCCGCCAGCTCTGGGTGACATTTGGCTTCAGGTACCGCACGGCGTAAGAGCTGAATCCAACTGCAAAGAGAAACATACTCACAACTGCACGTGTTTGCACGCAGGGGAGggtctctttctcccacttctcccttgctgcttcccccacccctcttcctccaggagccCACGGCAAGTTGGGAAGCCAGAGGCCATGGAGGGGGCTgcagggaagtgagggagaggacGAGGGTCCCCTTGTCCCTCTGGGCTTCCTGCCAGGGAGACTTTACTCTGGTTCTTCGGCAGGAGCTGTGGCCCCTGCACTGGCTAGgaggggctggaagggaagaGCCAGGTTAGGTTCtcagcagggagaggggcagggttcCCCAGGGCCTCTCAGGGCTCGTGGCTGCAGGCTCCGTGGCGTTCCTGCCCTGGACCATTGGCCAGGCAGAATTTGGCATTGAGGGCTCTGCCTGAGGGGGAAAGTCTTCCCCCGGAGGAGATCGTGGGACCATTCTTGCCCAGTGGGCAGTCCCGGATGGGGACCCCCATGCCTCTCCTAGAAGCATTTCCTCCCCTCCCGCTCTTGCCTTCTGGGCCTGGGGAGGAAAGACAGGGCCCGACCCTGGGGGAAGGCACCATCCGCCCACCCAATATCCCTCTGGGGCAAAGCCCTGGGCCTGCCCCCACCACTCAGGCTGCTCTCCGAGACCCACCCCCCAATCCCCAACCAACTCTTCCTCTCCACTTTGGGCAGCTTGAATTCTCCCGCTGCAGAGATGAAGCGGGAACAGTCCTCCACGGCCTGGGTGAGTTTCGGCCAGTTAGCCTGGTGCAGAGGAGCCAGCTTCCCTTCCCGGTACCTCTCGGTGAGTCTTTGGCCTGTCTCGGTCACGTCCtgcaggggaccagagccgggggtggggggtgagcgcAGCCTGCCTTGCTGAGGAGGACCCACGGGGAGGGCCCATGAAGACCCCGAGAGCCCCAGATAGACCCaccgcggggaggaggggaggggagacccaGAGGTTTGACGGGGGGTGGGCGCGGCACCTCCAGCCTCCACAGGGCTGCTCTTGGGCTGCTCGCCTGGACCCTTCCCCCAGAAGATCTTCCGCTGACAGTCTCCTGGAAATCCTCCCAGCAGACCCCAGAAGGAGATGGGAACAGCAGGAATGATGTCTCCCCATGTTACCGACGGGGAAGCCGAGACACCCAGAAGGAGCAGGGTGAGCCcttgtggaggcagggaggggcccCCGGAGGTCTAATTGACCCAAATCTATCCCACTGGtggccccaccctgcccctggAGCTGGCCCCCCGGGCTGGGGCCAGAGAAGTCCATCTCACCAAGCACGCCAGGCGCTTCTTGGGCTCCCCGAGAAGTGTGAAGTGGGCCTGGTCAAAATCCCCTGTacgggaaagaaggaaaagtgcAGGGGAGGGTCTCCTTCCCCAGGTTCCCCATTCCtactcccctcacccctccaccccttcttGCCAGGGGCTTTGGGAGGCCAGGAGCTGGTCAACCTGAGCTCCTCCCTTGGTTCTAGTCCGCTGGCGGCTCTTCCGTGAAGCTGGTTCACCAGAGGAAGGGTATATTAGGCCTAGTGACTCTGACTCCCTTAtctgagcagggagaagaggccaCAGGCAGACCCAGAGTCTCATCTCATCTAATCTACCAATTTTTCAGGTTCCTGGGGAGGCCAACAGCCCCTTTACCCGAAGCTCCCGAGCTACTGAATCTTCCATCAAAATAGCAGAGGCTGATTTGCTTATTATTTGCTCCACccccgttattattaataagtgtctaataataacaacaataataataattgtagtatttatcaagcagcgtggctcagtggaaagagcacggatttaggagacagaggtcatgggttccaatctcagctccgccacttgtcagctgtgtgcctttgggcaagtttcttaacttctctgtgcctcagttacctcatctgtaaaatggggattaggattgtgagccccacttgggacaacctgatcaccctagcgcttagaacagtgctttgcacatagtaaatgcttaacaagtgccatcattattattgttatttattaagtgcttactacgtgccaagcactgtagtaagcactggggtagatataagataatcaggttatagttcttgttccacatagggctcacagtctaaataggagggggatgTAACAGGAAGAAATTGGGGGAGTGACAGGACTGAGGGGCCTGCTCACCTGGAGaggaggggtgcaaatccaagggggAGGGGTTAGGGAgaaaaccaagtgcttagtacagtgctctgcacctattaagcactgaaataccactgatgggttgaacCCCTGGAAGGTGGAAGGCCAGACAAGGGACAGGAAGCCCTATTAAATGTCAAATGCAAAAAAACTCCCTTGAACTTGGGGCCTTTCTTCCCGAGGCTCCCAGCCTTCTGGCCACCTGAAGCAGACAACCAGTACCAGGAGGCAAGATCAGACCAGGCTTGCAGATAATAAAACAGTTACCAGCCAACAAGGCTTTTTGCTTTGAACCATCCATCTCTTCCCCTAGAGTAGGTCCAGCTTCATTTGTTCAAAACTCTccctctgagggagggagagggcagctgGGAGTTGAAGCAGcttagcacagtggatagagcatgggagtcagaaggagcacagttctaatcctgtgtccactgtgtgaccttgggcaagttacttcacttccctgggcctcagggaccgcaactgtaaaatggggattaagaatgtgagccccccgtgggatggtcactgagtccaacctgattaggttgtatctaccacagtgcttagaacagagtgtggcacatagtacacgcttaacaagtattgttgttattattattatcactgtgttTTGTCCCTGCAGAATAAGAGGCCTAGAGAGAGTAAGGGAAGGAATCGAATCAGCCCTTTTAGCCTGCTCTCAGCCGGAGGGAAGCCCCACATCTGTTGACTTGGGGTTACCTTTGGTGAGGAAGGTGGTCGTCCTACAGTGCTCATCAGGAAGCCTGGAGTTGGCCGAGTCTATGTCCATCTGCCTCAGGGTTGGCAAGGATGGGTGGTAGATCTGACTTTTCACCCCAGCCAGCATCACTCTCTTCCGCCCTTCGGGCAGCTCGACGGCCCGGGCGGAGGCGGCCTGGGCCGGTCCGCCATCCAGCGAAGCCAGGTCAATGATTTGGGCCATGACTGGAAAGGCCAAGGGCAGAGAgagggttggacagagcccacccccggctctcagtcagtcaatcatatttattgagcacttactgtgtgcggagcactgtactaagtgcttgggagggtacagtatagcaatagacacatttcctgtccacaagtttacagtccagagggatttAACCTTGCCCTTACTCTTTTAGTGAGGCCATGCAGGAGAGCACCAATTCCCAGTGGTCATACCAGTGAGCGAGCCCAGGAGAACATCAGCTGTTTGTGGCAGGGGCTTGGGTGACCTAGGTGGGACCGGGGAGGGGCTTTGTAGATCCTCTGCCTGCTCACCCCTGCCAACTCTTGCAAGCCTGGGACCAAAACTGACTTCTAAAGTGTGTCCTGCCCCGAGGAGATTGGTGGTAagaagagaaactgaggcccaaagctgggggcttggagggggggcaCTCAGagcaagtcagaggttgtgtgactGCCAGAAGGACTGGGCTGCTTCATTGGTTAGAAGATTTCCATACCACCTCATGCCTTACCTTGAAGAAGTTTCTTTATTCTCCTTAACTCCTTATTCTTCTCCCTATCtccttttttgtaatggtatttgctaagtgcttactatgtaccaggcatcatattaagctccggggtagatacatgataattggtTTAGACttcgtccctttcccacatagggctcgcagtcttaatccccattaacaaatgaggtaactgaggcaacagagcagttaagtgacctgcccaagatcacacagtagacaagtggcagagtgaggactaGAACCCTTCTTCCCAACAACCCTtctccacccgcccccccccccggctccccttACACACCCTCTGGCTAAGTCTTTTTGAGGCTTATCTTGGTCTCTCTTCAGGTCCCAATTATGCCTCATCTTTAGAAACCTTTGCTCCTAGGGCAGAGAAGACTCTGTGGAGAGTCAAAAGGGAATTTAGTCTCCTGTTCATATtgtctgtgtcatcatcatcatcctctccttCCAGGTAAACATGACCCTGGAACTGATTTGCTTAATCATGTGTCCCAGATCCTCTCCACCTGAAGGGATTGTGATTTTTCAGAAGTCCCCTGGGTCCCGCACTGAATCGGTCCCTGCCCCAGCTGAGGGGACTGAAGGTCCTGTAAAGCCCCCCTGGAGACCAccttggcctgggcctgggattctcaACCCCACTGCCTGCCTTTCCCGATTTGAGGGCCCCTGACTCTCCTGGAGAGGTTTCTGTGAGGTGGCCCAGGCTCAGAGCTGGCAGCtgagccactttttttttaaatggtatttgttaagcacttactatatgccaggcactgttctaagcacggggtagataggtacaagataatcaggttggacacactccctgtcccacgtagggctcatagacttaatccccattttgcagatgaggtaactgaggtccagagaaatgaactgacttgcccgaggtcgcacagcagacaagtagcggagaggattagaatccagtccttctgactcccagccccctggtttatccactaggccaccctgattcTCCACGTTGGATGGCACGTGGCATCCTGGCTTCATATTGTGAGTCCTCCTTgagccctgccccaggggccaATCAAATCTCGATGGATTGGCCTCTGCACCACCCTCCCCCCATTCAGAACAGTCCTGAGTGGGTCACCTGGACCCAAACAGCTGTCAGGGAGCAGGCCGGGGGGCCCCTGGAGAACTGGTACCGTCAGTTCTGTATCACAGCCTCTCTGGAAACAAGCCTGGATGTAGTTTGGACTTTTCTGGTGCCTGACACCATCCTACTGCCTCCCAGATTCTCCGGGGCCTCCTGAGGGACCACTGATGACACTCGAAGACACCAGGTGCCTAGACCAATTTCTGTTCCCCGGCACCATCCTGCGGCCTCCTAGCTTCTCTGGGACTTTCTGAGGTGCCTACTAATGACACTCTAGGACACTGGACACCTTTTTACCAATTTCTGGCCCTTGTTGTCATCCTGTGGCCTCCAAGCTTCTCTGAGACCCTCCAGAGGTGTCCACTGTTGACACTCAGGGACAGCAGGCACCTCTTGACCAATTTCTCCCCAAACCAGCCAGGAATCAGAAAGAACAGGGCAGCTGTGGAAAACACCATCCAGTATAGAAACCCTACTGGAGTCCCCCGAGTCCAaaaaggcaggggagaggaacagTACAGGGCTAGGGGAAGCAATCTACCTGCTAATCAATATCTAGCTGGGCTCAAACCCGTGGCCCTGGGGCAATTCTGAAATATTCTGACTCTATaatataataactgtgatattactatcatcagtggtatttattgagtgtttgctgtgtgcagagcactgtactaagtgcttgggagaatacagttcaacagagttggtagaccagttccctgcctacaagaaggactgtatttgttaagttcttgctatggTTCAGTCACTATACTAATCCCTGTGTTAAGATGATAACCAAATAAGTCAGATAATcagcagagggagagcaggcattgaatctccagtttagagatgagaaaatggaggcacagttgttcagaacagttaagtgagtcacccaaggtcacacagcagtccagtagtggggctgggttttgaaccc
It contains:
- the LOC119934834 gene encoding testis, prostate and placenta-expressed protein isoform X1, with the protein product MAQIIDLASLDGGPAQAASARAVELPEGRKRVMLAGVKSQIYHPSLPTLRQMDIDSANSRLPDEHCRTTTFLTKGDFDQAHFTLLGEPKKRLACLETVSGRSSGGRVQASSPRAALWRLEDVTETGQRLTERYREGKLAPLHQANWPKLTQAVEDCSRFISAAGEFKLPKVERKIGFSSYAVRYLKPNVTQSWRYCLNQNSNLNRYGPQPLPIEGLNVFRHFGSSYSRSKFLLPWR
- the LOC119934834 gene encoding testis, prostate and placenta-expressed protein isoform X2, translated to MAQIIDLASLDGGPAQAASARAVELPEGRKRVMLAGVKSQIYHPSLPTLRQMDIDSANSRLPDEHCRTTTFLTKGDFDQAHFTLLGEPKKRLACLDVTETGQRLTERYREGKLAPLHQANWPKLTQAVEDCSRFISAAGEFKLPKVERKIGFSSYAVRYLKPNVTQSWRYCLNQNSNLNRYGPQPLPIEGLNVFRHFGSSYSRSKFLLPWR